A genomic stretch from Desulfolutivibrio sulfodismutans DSM 3696 includes:
- a CDS encoding ABC transporter permease — protein MTYYALIGAVEQGFVYGLMVLGVYLTFRVLDFPDLTVDGSLPLGAAVSAVAVSAGVDPYLTLVLAFAAGFAAGAITGILNTKLGILHLLSSILTMIALYSVIIRIMGRPNLTLLGKPTVLDAVTGLGLPAHAAGPLLYGALAVAVGAALTWYLATRFGQATLATGDNPRMITALGVNTHTTIIAGVGLANALTAVSGALVAQNQGAADVNMGVGTIVAGLASVIIGETLVGGGKGGVGRAIVAALAGSVAYRLAIALALDLRIGQLSVTPSDLNLITALVVVLALTAPKMRAKITGRRC, from the coding sequence ATGACCTATTACGCCCTCATAGGAGCCGTGGAGCAGGGATTCGTCTATGGACTGATGGTCCTTGGCGTGTACCTGACCTTCCGGGTTCTGGATTTTCCCGACCTGACCGTGGACGGCAGCCTGCCGCTCGGGGCCGCCGTATCCGCCGTGGCCGTGTCCGCCGGGGTCGATCCCTATCTGACGCTCGTTTTGGCCTTCGCCGCCGGTTTCGCGGCCGGGGCCATCACCGGCATATTGAACACCAAGCTCGGCATCCTGCACCTTCTCTCCAGCATCCTGACCATGATCGCCCTGTATTCGGTCATCATCCGGATCATGGGCCGCCCCAACCTGACGCTTCTGGGCAAGCCCACGGTGCTCGACGCGGTCACGGGCCTTGGCCTGCCCGCCCACGCCGCCGGGCCGCTTTTGTACGGCGCGCTGGCCGTGGCCGTCGGCGCGGCGCTGACCTGGTACCTGGCCACCCGCTTCGGCCAGGCCACCCTGGCCACGGGCGACAATCCGCGCATGATCACGGCCCTTGGGGTCAACACCCACACCACCATCATCGCCGGCGTGGGGCTGGCCAACGCCCTGACCGCCGTCTCCGGGGCGCTGGTGGCCCAGAACCAGGGCGCGGCGGACGTGAACATGGGGGTGGGAACCATCGTGGCCGGGCTGGCCTCGGTGATCATCGGCGAGACCCTGGTGGGCGGCGGCAAGGGCGGCGTGGGCCGGGCCATCGTGGCCGCCCTGGCCGGGTCCGTGGCCTACCGGCTGGCCATCGCCCTGGCTCTGGACCTGCGCATCGGCCAGCTCTCCGTGACCCCGAGCGACTTAAACCTCATCACCGCCCTGGTGGTGGTCCTGGCCCTGACCGCGCCCAAGATGCGCGCCAAAATCACGGGGCGGCGATGCTGA
- the rfbB gene encoding dTDP-glucose 4,6-dehydratase: protein MRVLVTGGCGFIGSNFIIHMLATHPDMVIVNLDKLTYAGNPANMAGVEKAYGGTRYVFVRGDIGNAELAAHLLTTHKIDAVVNFAAETHVDRSIHDASPFIQTNIVGTQILLETARAVGVPRFVHVSTDEVYGTLGPDGKFSEQTPLAPNSPYSASKAAADMLVRACHETYGYDTVITRCSNNYGPYQFPEKLIPLMISRAKNDEPLPVYGDGQNVRDWIYVLDHCRGVELALLKGRPGGVYNFGGNAEKPNLEVVRTILSALGKPESLIRYVTDRPGHDRRYAMDFTLAGSELGFAPAYDFTRGMAETLAWYEANAAWMEDVKSGAYTRFMTAWYGERI from the coding sequence ATGCGCGTATTGGTCACCGGCGGATGCGGCTTTATCGGCTCCAATTTCATCATCCACATGCTGGCCACCCACCCGGACATGGTCATCGTCAACCTGGACAAGCTGACCTACGCCGGGAACCCGGCCAACATGGCCGGGGTGGAAAAGGCCTACGGCGGCACGAGATATGTCTTCGTCCGGGGGGACATCGGCAACGCCGAACTGGCCGCCCATCTGCTGACCACCCACAAGATCGACGCCGTGGTCAACTTCGCGGCCGAGACCCATGTGGACCGCTCCATCCACGACGCCTCGCCGTTTATCCAGACCAACATCGTGGGAACCCAGATCCTTTTGGAGACGGCCCGGGCCGTGGGCGTGCCGCGCTTCGTGCATGTCTCCACCGACGAGGTCTACGGCACGCTCGGCCCGGACGGAAAATTCAGCGAGCAAACGCCCCTGGCCCCCAACAGCCCCTATTCCGCCTCCAAGGCCGCCGCGGACATGCTGGTCCGGGCCTGCCACGAAACCTACGGCTACGACACGGTCATCACCCGTTGCTCCAACAACTACGGTCCCTACCAGTTCCCGGAAAAGCTCATCCCGCTGATGATCTCCCGGGCCAAAAACGACGAGCCCCTGCCGGTCTACGGCGACGGCCAAAACGTGCGAGATTGGATCTACGTCCTGGACCACTGCCGGGGGGTGGAACTGGCCCTGCTCAAGGGCCGTCCCGGCGGGGTCTACAACTTCGGAGGAAACGCGGAAAAGCCCAACCTCGAGGTGGTAAGGACCATTCTGTCCGCCCTGGGCAAGCCCGAAAGCCTCATAAGGTACGTCACCGACCGTCCCGGCCACGACCGCCGCTACGCCATGGACTTCACCCTGGCCGGGAGCGAACTCGGCTTTGCCCCGGCCTATGATTTCACGCGCGGCATGGCTGAAACCCTGGCCTGGTACGAGGCCAACGCGGCCTGGATGGAGGACGTCAAAAGCGGCGCCTATACCCGGTTCATGACCGCCTGGTACGGGGAGCGCATATGA
- the rfbD gene encoding dTDP-4-dehydrorhamnose reductase, whose amino-acid sequence MSGPKKIIVLGGVTGLLGVPLTQALRHAGHAVLPTTRATLDPFDREAVRAAVADFAADWIVNTVAYTAVDKAEDEPDEAARLNRVLPGNLARVCLETGAGLVHYSTDFVFDGKKTSPYLETDPVSPQSVYGKTKLAGERAILETGLERYLILRTAWLFGPGKTNFVEKILGLAKTRDVLKVVHDQIGSPTSTLDLAANTTALLDAGGTGLFHLVNSGRASWCELASEAVSTAGINCEVLPITSADYPQKAKRPAYSVLDIGKFAQVVGYSPRPWVQALREYVYGLPIEGE is encoded by the coding sequence ATGAGCGGACCAAAAAAAATCATCGTGCTCGGCGGCGTCACCGGCCTTTTGGGGGTTCCCCTGACCCAGGCCCTGCGCCATGCCGGGCATGCGGTGCTGCCCACCACCCGGGCCACCCTCGACCCCTTCGACCGCGAGGCCGTGCGCGCCGCCGTGGCCGATTTTGCGGCCGACTGGATCGTCAACACCGTGGCCTATACCGCCGTGGACAAGGCCGAGGACGAACCCGACGAGGCGGCGCGGCTCAACCGCGTGCTGCCGGGAAATCTGGCCCGGGTCTGTCTGGAGACGGGCGCGGGGCTTGTGCACTATTCAACGGATTTCGTCTTTGACGGCAAAAAGACCTCGCCCTATCTGGAAACCGATCCCGTGTCCCCGCAAAGCGTCTACGGCAAGACCAAGCTGGCCGGGGAGCGGGCCATTTTGGAAACGGGCCTGGAACGATATCTCATCCTGCGCACGGCCTGGCTCTTCGGGCCCGGCAAGACCAACTTCGTGGAAAAAATCCTGGGACTGGCCAAGACCCGCGACGTGCTCAAGGTGGTCCACGACCAGATCGGCTCCCCCACCTCCACCCTGGATCTGGCGGCCAACACCACGGCCCTGCTCGACGCCGGGGGAACGGGCCTTTTCCATCTGGTCAACTCCGGCCGGGCCAGTTGGTGCGAACTGGCCTCCGAGGCGGTGTCCACGGCCGGGATCAACTGTGAGGTGCTGCCCATCACCTCGGCCGACTATCCCCAAAAGGCCAAACGCCCGGCCTATTCCGTGCTGGACATCGGGAAGTTCGCCCAGGTCGTCGGCTATTCCCCCCGGCCCTGGGTCCAGGCCTTGCGGGAATACGTCTACGGGCTGCCGATCGAAGGCGAATAG
- a CDS encoding tRNA (cytidine(34)-2'-O)-methyltransferase → MIEIVLFNPEIPQNTGNVARLCAGTDTRLHLIEPLGFSLADRYLKRAGLDYWPHVRLSVWPDLQAFLDAGHASRRLVLTTSGNRGHAGTPYHRFAFHPDDLLIFGPESKGLPEWLLTAGHAAVRIPVSKNVRSHNLANAASILLYEALRQLGALPD, encoded by the coding sequence GTGATCGAGATCGTCCTTTTCAATCCGGAGATTCCCCAAAATACGGGCAATGTGGCCCGGCTGTGCGCGGGTACGGACACCCGGCTGCACCTCATCGAGCCCCTGGGGTTCTCCCTGGCCGACCGCTATCTCAAACGGGCGGGCCTGGACTACTGGCCCCACGTCAGGCTTTCGGTCTGGCCGGATCTCCAGGCGTTTCTGGACGCCGGACACGCCTCCCGCCGTCTGGTCCTGACCACCTCGGGCAACCGGGGGCACGCGGGAACCCCCTACCACCGCTTTGCCTTCCACCCCGACGATCTGCTCATCTTCGGGCCGGAGAGCAAGGGCCTGCCGGAGTGGCTATTGACGGCGGGGCACGCCGCCGTGCGCATCCCGGTCAGCAAAAACGTGCGCAGCCACAACCTGGCCAACGCCGCGTCCATCCTGCTCTACGAGGCCCTGCGCCAGCTTGGCGCCCTGCCGGACTAG
- the prfB gene encoding peptide chain release factor 2 (programmed frameshift), whose amino-acid sequence MLQYPELRTQGKELIDKFQDLWRRLDIDADQERLEEIERELVRPDAWDNPERLTPILREKSLIVARVDRLAELRRVRDDLEEWLELARDEGGQEVLLALSDQIVLLGEKLKKAEMAAFFTGPEDTADAIFEIHPGAGGTEAQDWAEMLLRMYRRWCERENFEIKFLDFLPGDEAGVKSVTLQICGPYAYGMLRSEKGIHRLIRISPFDASGRRHTSFASVDVYPDVGVDIDIEIKDEDLRVDVFRASGPGGQHVNKTSSAIRITHLPSGIVVQCQNEKSQHRNRESALKVLRARLYEQELQKIEAEKKVDYEAKNAIGFGSQIRTYTMQPYRLVKDHRTGVEMGDVDAVLDGDLDKFIRGFLLRQSDARQH is encoded by the exons ATGCTCCAATATCCGGAATTGCGCACCCAAGGCAAGGAACTGATCGACAAATTTCAAGACCTGTGGAGGCGTCTT GACATCGATGCCGACCAGGAACGCCTTGAGGAAATCGAACGCGAGTTGGTTCGCCCCGACGCCTGGGACAACCCCGAGCGCCTGACTCCCATTTTGCGGGAAAAAAGCCTGATCGTCGCCAGGGTGGACCGTCTGGCGGAATTGCGCCGGGTGCGCGACGACCTGGAGGAATGGCTGGAGCTGGCCCGGGACGAGGGAGGGCAGGAGGTGCTTCTCGCCCTGTCGGACCAGATCGTCCTTTTGGGCGAGAAGTTGAAAAAAGCCGAAATGGCCGCCTTTTTCACCGGGCCCGAGGACACCGCCGACGCCATCTTCGAGATCCATCCCGGCGCGGGCGGCACCGAGGCCCAGGACTGGGCCGAGATGCTTTTGCGCATGTACCGGCGCTGGTGCGAGCGGGAGAATTTCGAGATCAAGTTCCTGGACTTTCTGCCGGGCGACGAGGCCGGGGTCAAAAGCGTCACCCTCCAGATCTGCGGCCCCTATGCCTACGGGATGCTGCGCAGCGAAAAAGGCATCCACCGCCTGATCCGCATTTCGCCCTTCGACGCCTCGGGCCGCCGCCACACCTCGTTCGCCTCGGTGGACGTCTATCCCGACGTGGGGGTCGACATCGACATCGAGATCAAGGACGAGGATCTGCGCGTGGACGTGTTCCGGGCCAGCGGGCCGGGCGGGCAGCATGTCAACAAGACCAGTTCGGCCATCCGCATCACCCACCTGCCCTCGGGCATCGTGGTCCAGTGCCAGAACGAGAAGTCCCAGCACCGCAACCGGGAATCGGCCCTCAAGGTGTTACGGGCCAGACTCTACGAACAGGAACTGCAAAAGATCGAGGCCGAAAAAAAGGTGGACTACGAGGCCAAAAACGCCATCGGATTCGGCAGCCAGATACGGACCTACACCATGCAGCCCTACCGGCTGGTCAAGGACCACCGCACGGGGGTGGAGATGGGCGATGTGGACGCGGTGTTGGACGGGGATCTGGACAAATTCATCCGTGGCTTCCTGTTGCGGCAAAGCGATGCCAGACAACACTGA
- a CDS encoding PaaI family thioesterase produces MKAFMDRDAFGRFVGVEAVFIEPGRARMRLDPEDRHRNGLGMVHGGALFTLADMALAAAANSGDHSAVAINAGMTFVKPGRKGPLFAEARELSAGRTIAAYAVDVTDEDGMLLATFTATVYRKGKQA; encoded by the coding sequence ATGAAAGCATTTATGGATCGCGACGCCTTTGGCCGCTTCGTGGGCGTCGAGGCGGTTTTCATCGAACCCGGCCGGGCCCGCATGCGCCTTGATCCGGAGGACCGGCACAGAAACGGCCTGGGCATGGTCCATGGCGGGGCGCTTTTCACCCTGGCCGACATGGCCCTGGCCGCTGCGGCCAATTCCGGAGACCACTCGGCCGTGGCCATCAATGCGGGCATGACCTTCGTCAAACCCGGCCGGAAGGGACCGCTTTTCGCCGAGGCCCGGGAGTTGTCGGCGGGCCGGACCATCGCCGCCTATGCCGTGGACGTGACCGACGAGGACGGCATGCTCCTGGCCACGTTTACGGCCACGGTCTACCGCAAGGGAAAACAGGCGTGA
- a CDS encoding hemolysin family protein codes for MEDDSESTFWNSITKFFRQRDDASLEALIQEARTEGRILPEDASMLLNVLRLEKKHVADIMIPRPDIICADLTDGFDEVCRLIVTHGHSRIPIYKENRDHIVGVVYAKDLLKALLAPEGTDASPPHPNLESILRDPLFISETLNLRRMLLEFRGRKKHIAIALDEYGGTSGLLTLEDVLEEIVGEIEDEHEPNKPEELQIIDEHTLLVSGRAPLEDLNERLGIRIESEQVETIGGYLSELAGRVPRKGDTFTLEGWRFTVRESDKRQVRWILAEKLPL; via the coding sequence TTGGAAGACGATTCGGAAAGTACCTTCTGGAACTCCATCACCAAATTTTTCCGCCAGCGTGACGACGCATCCCTTGAGGCCCTGATCCAGGAGGCGCGCACGGAAGGGCGCATCCTTCCGGAAGACGCCTCCATGCTTTTGAACGTGCTTCGCCTTGAGAAAAAGCACGTGGCCGATATCATGATCCCCCGGCCGGACATCATCTGCGCCGACCTCACGGATGGGTTCGACGAGGTCTGCCGCCTGATCGTCACCCACGGCCACTCGCGCATCCCCATTTACAAGGAAAACCGGGACCACATCGTGGGCGTGGTCTATGCCAAGGATCTGCTGAAGGCCCTGCTCGCCCCCGAGGGAACCGACGCCAGCCCGCCGCATCCGAATCTGGAATCCATCCTTCGCGACCCCCTTTTCATCTCCGAGACGCTCAACCTGCGGCGCATGCTGCTCGAATTTCGCGGCCGCAAAAAACACATCGCCATCGCCCTGGACGAATACGGCGGCACATCGGGGCTTCTGACCCTGGAAGACGTTTTAGAAGAGATCGTGGGCGAGATCGAAGACGAGCACGAGCCGAACAAGCCAGAAGAATTGCAGATCATCGACGAACACACCCTGCTGGTCTCCGGCCGCGCGCCCCTTGAAGATCTCAACGAGCGGCTGGGCATCCGCATCGAATCCGAACAGGTGGAAACCATCGGCGGCTACTTGAGCGAACTGGCCGGCCGGGTTCCGCGCAAGGGCGACACCTTCACCCTGGAGGGATGGCGGTTTACGGTCAGGGAAAGCGACAAACGCCAGGTTCGCTGGATTTTGGCCGAGAAATTGCCCCTTTAA
- a CDS encoding cold shock domain-containing protein: MSFEGNVKWFSDKKGYGFIMREGEDDVFVHYSAIQGEGFRTLREGEVVAFEIVEGERGPKASNVVRGN, from the coding sequence ATGAGTTTCGAGGGCAATGTGAAATGGTTCAGCGACAAGAAGGGCTACGGTTTCATCATGCGCGAGGGTGAGGATGACGTGTTCGTCCACTACTCGGCGATCCAGGGCGAGGGGTTCCGGACGCTGCGGGAGGGCGAGGTCGTCGCGTTCGAGATCGTGGAGGGCGAACGCGGCCCCAAAGCTTCCAACGTGGTCCGGGGCAACTAG
- a CDS encoding ABC transporter ATP-binding protein: MLTLTGITKTFNPGGADPVTALAGVSLTIEKGDFITLIGSNGAGKSTLLNCLAGVFFPDAGSIILDGRDITALPEYARAAFLGRVFQDPLQGTCASLSIKQNLALAALRGKSRGLSRGVDPRDRDRFRLALGSLSLGLEDRLDARVRLLSGGQRQALTMLMATLAEPRVLLLDEHTAALDPKTAAHILDLTERIVAKKRLTTLMVTHNMHQAIRLGNRLIMMHRGRVILDVHGEEKRNLSVENLLQRFHSLRDGDGEAEVDAMSDKMLLA, from the coding sequence ATGCTGACGCTTACCGGCATCACCAAGACCTTCAACCCGGGCGGGGCGGACCCGGTCACGGCCCTGGCCGGGGTATCCCTGACCATCGAAAAGGGCGACTTCATCACGCTCATCGGGTCCAACGGCGCGGGCAAATCCACCCTCCTCAACTGTCTGGCCGGGGTCTTTTTTCCCGACGCCGGGAGCATCATCCTGGACGGCAGGGACATCACCGCCCTGCCCGAATACGCCCGGGCCGCCTTTCTCGGCCGGGTCTTCCAGGATCCCCTGCAGGGCACCTGCGCCTCGCTCTCCATCAAGCAGAATCTGGCCCTGGCCGCCCTTCGCGGCAAATCCCGGGGGCTTTCCCGGGGGGTCGATCCCCGGGACCGGGACCGCTTCCGGCTGGCGCTTGGCAGCCTGTCGCTCGGCCTGGAAGACCGCCTGGACGCCAGGGTCCGGCTGTTGTCCGGCGGCCAGCGCCAGGCCCTGACCATGCTCATGGCCACCCTGGCCGAGCCCCGGGTGCTGCTTCTCGACGAACACACGGCCGCGCTCGACCCCAAGACCGCAGCCCACATCCTGGACCTGACCGAACGCATCGTGGCCAAAAAGCGGCTGACCACGCTGATGGTCACCCACAACATGCACCAGGCCATCCGCCTGGGCAACCGGCTGATCATGATGCATCGGGGCAGGGTCATCCTGGATGTGCACGGCGAGGAAAAACGGAACCTGAGCGTCGAAAATCTGCTGCAGCGCTTCCATTCCCTTCGCGACGGGGACGGCGAGGCGGAGGTTGACGCGATGTCCGACAAGATGCTTCTGGCCTGA
- the proC gene encoding pyrroline-5-carboxylate reductase translates to MAPVVGFIGTGNMGAAIIRGLSPLGKADLLGFDLNAAKLAELAAETGMAVAKSPLDVATGADYVVLCVKPQHMREVLDSLRPALAKGKCLVSIAAGITMEKLAAWSGGRCPVVRIMPNTPALVGAGSYAVCLDDPKLAQAQKDLVLELFSAIGKTFPLPEKDFDAFTALSGSGPAYVMYFMEALIESGVYVGLSRGLSTDVVLELLRGSVKMALESGQHVSLLREMVTSPAGTTIEALLHLDRSAVRAAVIEAVAMARDRSIELGR, encoded by the coding sequence ATGGCCCCCGTCGTCGGCTTCATCGGCACGGGCAACATGGGCGCGGCCATCATCCGGGGGCTTTCCCCCCTGGGAAAGGCGGATCTGCTCGGCTTCGACCTCAACGCCGCAAAGCTTGCCGAACTGGCGGCGGAGACGGGCATGGCCGTGGCCAAAAGCCCTCTGGACGTGGCCACGGGCGCGGACTACGTGGTTCTGTGCGTCAAGCCCCAGCACATGCGCGAGGTGCTGGACTCCCTGCGTCCGGCCCTGGCCAAGGGAAAATGCCTGGTGTCCATCGCCGCAGGCATCACCATGGAGAAGCTCGCGGCCTGGTCCGGCGGACGCTGCCCGGTGGTGCGCATCATGCCCAACACCCCGGCCCTGGTCGGGGCCGGTTCCTATGCCGTGTGCCTGGACGATCCGAAGCTGGCCCAGGCCCAAAAAGACCTCGTGCTCGAACTGTTCTCGGCCATCGGCAAGACCTTTCCCCTGCCCGAAAAGGACTTCGACGCCTTCACCGCCCTGTCGGGGAGCGGCCCGGCCTACGTGATGTATTTCATGGAGGCGCTGATCGAGTCCGGGGTGTATGTGGGCCTTTCCCGGGGACTGTCCACGGACGTGGTCCTGGAGCTTCTGCGGGGATCGGTGAAGATGGCTTTGGAAAGCGGCCAGCATGTGAGCCTGCTGCGGGAGATGGTCACCTCCCCGGCCGGGACCACCATCGAGGCCCTGCTGCACCTGGACCGCTCCGCCGTGCGCGCGGCCGTCATCGAGGCCGTGGCCATGGCCCGGGACCGCAGCATCGAGCTTGGGCGGTAG
- the cbiB gene encoding adenosylcobinamide-phosphate synthase CbiB, translating to MTPALFVVAAILDRILGDPPGWPHPVRLIGAALARLERAAPVSPFPRRLYGAAVTLVLAVACALVVHLLISLPGVGGLFAVYFAFAGLALGSLLREGRAVLHLLEAGDLPGARRALAGLVSRDTARMDSCAMRRALAETVSENFNDGFVAPLFFLVLGGPALLWAYKAVSTMDSMWGYRTPHYRELGWFCARADDVLAFVPARVSALALVAVGWMMHRRPVGVWGRIRRDAGTMSSPNAGWPMAAAAWVCGAAMGGPAVYFGQTVDKPRLGPDGRWDGPHLRLLVRVVSRAGTGLTVAGMLVLILI from the coding sequence ATGACCCCGGCGCTTTTCGTCGTCGCCGCGATTCTGGACCGCATTCTCGGCGATCCGCCCGGCTGGCCGCATCCCGTGCGGCTGATCGGGGCCGCACTGGCGCGCCTGGAACGCGCCGCCCCGGTTTCGCCCTTCCCGCGTCGCCTGTACGGGGCGGCCGTGACCCTGGTCCTGGCTGTCGCCTGCGCCCTGGTGGTGCATCTTCTCATCTCCCTGCCCGGGGTGGGCGGGCTTTTCGCCGTGTATTTCGCCTTTGCCGGGCTGGCCTTGGGAAGCCTTTTGCGCGAGGGCCGGGCCGTTTTGCACCTGCTTGAGGCGGGCGATCTGCCCGGGGCGCGCCGGGCCCTGGCCGGGCTGGTCAGCCGGGACACGGCCCGCATGGACTCCTGCGCCATGCGCCGGGCCCTGGCCGAGACCGTGAGCGAAAATTTCAACGACGGATTCGTGGCCCCCCTGTTCTTTTTGGTTCTGGGCGGCCCGGCCCTTCTGTGGGCCTACAAGGCCGTCAGCACCATGGACTCTATGTGGGGCTACCGCACGCCGCACTATCGGGAACTGGGGTGGTTTTGCGCCCGGGCCGACGATGTGTTGGCCTTTGTCCCGGCCCGGGTGTCGGCCCTGGCCCTGGTGGCCGTCGGGTGGATGATGCATCGTCGGCCGGTCGGCGTCTGGGGCCGCATCCGCCGCGACGCCGGGACCATGTCCAGTCCCAACGCCGGTTGGCCCATGGCCGCCGCAGCCTGGGTGTGCGGCGCGGCAATGGGTGGCCCGGCGGTCTATTTCGGCCAGACCGTGGACAAGCCGCGTCTTGGTCCGGACGGACGGTGGGACGGGCCGCATCTGCGTCTTTTAGTGCGCGTGGTGTCCCGGGCCGGGACGGGACTTACCGTGGCCGGGATGCTTGTGTTAATTTTGATATAG
- the ndk gene encoding nucleoside-diphosphate kinase, which yields MERTLSIIKPDAVSRNLAGAILNMIQDSGLTVVAMKMIHMSKAQAEGFYHVHKARPFFADLTAFMCSGPVVVSILEGDNAIARYRTLMGATNPANAEEGTIRKRYALDIEKNSVHGSDAPETAAFETAYFFSNLEIVG from the coding sequence ATGGAACGCACCCTCTCGATCATCAAACCCGACGCCGTGTCCCGCAACCTGGCCGGAGCCATCCTGAACATGATCCAGGACAGCGGCCTGACGGTGGTGGCCATGAAGATGATCCACATGTCCAAGGCCCAGGCCGAGGGCTTCTACCACGTCCACAAGGCCCGGCCCTTTTTCGCGGACCTGACGGCTTTTATGTGCTCCGGGCCGGTGGTGGTCTCCATCCTGGAAGGCGACAACGCCATCGCCCGCTACCGCACGCTCATGGGCGCCACCAACCCGGCCAACGCCGAGGAAGGCACCATCCGCAAACGCTACGCCCTGGATATCGAGAAAAATTCCGTGCACGGCTCCGACGCGCCGGAGACCGCCGCCTTCGAGACCGCCTATTTCTTCTCCAACCTGGAGATCGTGGGCTGA
- the lnt gene encoding apolipoprotein N-acyltransferase gives MFFPITLAIVGTWIGFANPVYRFPGLILLFPLAMAQVAFAAKTPGQAAKAGLAAGTIGALGVLYWTAIPIRFYGHLPWLLALPMPVLLSLAMGAYVALFAALLHPAAHRLAPLPFGLFAGALWTLVEIGRGTLFTGFSWLNLTAALTPWPFAVQGASILGAYALAGLLAACMAWIVAGRYFSLTSLLGVVLLVGVGVFGNLELKRPLPEGPTIRVGIVQGNVDQSLKWDPDYQKATVDAYLDLSAKQVAEAATDLLVWPETAMPFYFQDGDILAASVARFVRERGVPLITGSPAYARVGEGYSLYNRVYLVTPDGESRSHYDKAHLVPFGEYIPFGKYLPFLSKLAHGVGDFVAGQDAAPLRHGNLALGILICYEAIFPELAQASVEAGANILINVSNDAWFGRSSAPLQHLDLAALRAVEQGRFLIRATNTGISAVIDPRGRVLAQSGLFAAETLAYSGAALLTEQTPFHAYRGLIHWTCAGIAVVLGTLALLSAPRRRSNKIR, from the coding sequence ATGTTTTTTCCCATTACGCTCGCCATCGTCGGAACCTGGATCGGTTTCGCCAATCCGGTCTACCGGTTCCCGGGACTCATCCTCCTTTTCCCCCTGGCCATGGCCCAGGTGGCCTTTGCCGCCAAAACCCCGGGCCAGGCCGCCAAGGCCGGGCTGGCCGCCGGAACCATCGGCGCGCTGGGAGTGCTCTACTGGACGGCCATCCCCATCCGCTTCTACGGCCATCTGCCCTGGCTCCTGGCCCTGCCCATGCCCGTGCTCCTTTCCCTGGCCATGGGCGCCTATGTGGCCCTTTTCGCGGCGCTCCTGCACCCGGCGGCGCATCGGCTGGCCCCGCTGCCCTTCGGCCTCTTCGCCGGGGCCCTGTGGACCCTGGTGGAGATCGGCCGGGGGACGCTTTTTACGGGATTTTCCTGGCTCAACCTGACCGCCGCCCTGACCCCCTGGCCCTTTGCCGTGCAGGGCGCGTCCATCCTGGGGGCCTACGCCCTGGCCGGCCTGTTGGCCGCCTGCATGGCCTGGATCGTGGCCGGTCGCTATTTCTCCCTGACCTCCCTTCTGGGGGTGGTTCTCCTGGTCGGCGTCGGGGTCTTCGGCAACCTCGAACTCAAGCGCCCCCTGCCCGAGGGGCCGACCATCCGGGTCGGCATCGTCCAGGGCAACGTGGACCAAAGCCTCAAGTGGGATCCCGACTACCAGAAGGCCACAGTGGACGCCTACCTCGACCTTTCCGCCAAGCAGGTCGCCGAGGCCGCCACGGATCTTCTGGTCTGGCCCGAAACGGCCATGCCCTTCTATTTCCAGGACGGCGACATCCTGGCCGCCTCGGTGGCCCGGTTCGTCCGGGAGCGCGGCGTGCCGCTCATTACCGGCTCCCCGGCCTATGCCCGGGTCGGCGAAGGCTATTCCCTGTACAACCGGGTCTATCTGGTCACCCCGGACGGCGAGAGCCGGTCCCATTACGACAAGGCCCACCTGGTGCCCTTCGGGGAATACATCCCCTTTGGCAAGTACCTGCCGTTTTTATCCAAGCTGGCCCACGGCGTGGGAGATTTCGTTGCCGGACAGGACGCCGCCCCCCTGCGCCATGGCAATCTTGCCCTGGGGATCTTAATCTGCTATGAGGCGATATTCCCGGAATTGGCCCAGGCAAGTGTGGAGGCCGGGGCCAACATCCTGATCAACGTCAGCAACGACGCCTGGTTTGGCCGCTCTTCAGCCCCCCTGCAACACCTTGATCTGGCCGCGCTTCGGGCCGTGGAACAGGGGCGCTTCCTCATCCGGGCCACCAACACGGGCATTTCCGCCGTGATCGACCCCCGGGGCCGGGTGCTGGCCCAAAGCGGCCTGTTTGCCGCCGAAACCCTGGCCTACAGCGGGGCGGCCCTTTTGACGGAACAGACCCCCTTCCATGCGTATCGCGGCCTGATCCATTGGACCTGCGCCGGGATCGCGGTTGTTTTGGGGACGTTGGCCCTGTTGTCCGCGCCGCGCAGGCGCTCGAACAAAATCCGCTGA